One window from the genome of Hydra vulgaris chromosome 02, alternate assembly HydraT2T_AEP encodes:
- the LOC136076272 gene encoding uncharacterized protein LOC136076272 yields MNIKYRKREKTPKYTIEQQIKAKKRSRKLVNQLYNTKSLLVIDDEKYFCFAGDNMPGNSGYYTNNKKTCPESVRFIGKEKFPKKLLMWITISDRGMSEPLFRTSKAVAINSSIYINECLEKQLLPFILKYHESFNYLFWPDLASSHYSKDSLNWMDQYVYYVDKESNPPNVPQARPIENFWGHLAQKVYEGDWQASTEQTLIDRIKLKLQEIDLNIFSVAYERRQSKIEINCRWWCFFI; encoded by the coding sequence atgaacattaaATATAGAAAACGTGAAAAGACTCCAAAATACACTATAGAACAACAAATAAAGGCAAAGAAAAGAAGCAGGAAACTAGTTAACCAACTCTATAACACAAAATCGCTTTTAGTCATAGATGacgaaaaatacttttgttttgcaGGGGACAACATGCCTGGAAATTCTGGATACTACacaaacaacaaaaagacaTGCCCAGAAAGTGTTCGTTTTATAGGAAAAgagaaatttccaaaaaaattattaatgtggATAACCATATCTGACCGTGGTATGTCCGAGCCATTGTTTCGCACTTCCAAGGCTGTAGCGATCAATTCATCaatctatattaatgaatgttTAGAAAAACAACTTCTTCCATTTATTCTCAAGTATCATGAAAgctttaactatttattttggcCAGATTTAGCAAGTTCTCATTATTCTAAAGATTCTCTAAATTGGATGGACCAATATGTCTATTACGTTGATAAAGAATCCAATCCCCCAAATGTGCCTCAAGCACGaccaattgaaaatttttgggGACATTTGGCACAGAAGGTTTACGAGGGAGATTGGCAAGCTTCAACAGAGCAAACTTTGATTGATCGCATTAAACTAAAACTACAAGAaattgatttaaacattttttcagtcGCATACGAAAGGCGTCAGAGCAAAATTGAGATCAATTGCAGATGGTGgtgttttttcatataa